Below is a genomic region from Ketobacter sp. MCCC 1A13808.
GTAATCACCACGTCGGCTTCGGGAATGGCTGACATCATACGACTCTGTGCCATTTCCCGTTGTTTCTGTCGAATTTTTCCTTTAACTTCCGGCTTACCTTCGGTGTCCTTGTATTCGTCTTTGACCTCCTGCTTGGTCATTTTCAATTGCTTTTTGTGTTGATAAATTTGGAACGGCACATCAATCGCCGCGATCAACAGCAGGGAACAACACAAATAAAAAAACGCCCAGGCAACCAATATCACACCGCTGGTCATGGCTTCGTCCACGGGTTGGAACCCCAGGGCCAGGTAGCGATCCCAATCGTACTGCATAATCAGAATCGCAAAAGTGCCGACCAATAAAAACTTAGCGATGGCTTTTGTCATTTCCATCAGGGCCTGTACCGAAAACATACGCTTAAGGCCGCTGAACGGATTCAGCTTATTAAATTTAGGCGCCAGCGCCTTAGTGGAAAAATTAAAGCCGCCAACCAGCGGTGGCACGAATAAAGCCGCAGCAAACACCAGGATATAGAACGGAACAAGTGCCGAGAACGCCAGCTTTGCAGACGCGATTAAATTGCCCGACATCACATCGGGGCTCATTAGCTCATCCCGGGGAATCTGATAATTCAGTTCAAATACCTCCCGACCGATGTCGTACAGCATACTGCCGGACATAATTATGCCTGCGGCACCGCACATAGTAACCGCCACACTGCCCAGTTCCTTGGAGCGGGCGACCTGGCCTTTCTCTTTGGCCTCCTGCTCCTTTTTGGCGGTGGCGTCTTCTGTCTTTTCCTGCCCGTCTTCGTTTTCGGCCATGCTATCTCACCATTTCCTGAAGATAGTCAAAAGCATCACCGCTGAGCTTTTCGTATTGCGGCAACACATTACCCAAACCCAACCAGATGATCACCAGGCCCAGAACCATAGTAAACGGAAAGCCGATGGCAATAATATTCATTTGCGGCGCAGCACGACTGATCACACCGAACGATAAATTCACCACCAACAACGCAATAATGGACGGTAACGCCACCAAAACAGCGCCGGTGAACATCCAGCTGGCAAGACGCACTAGCTCCAGTAGATTCTGGGCCGGTAGCCCCACCGTCGACACCGGCATGTGCTCGAAGCTGCTGCCCAATAAATACATCACCGCAAGATGACCATTCAGGGCGAAAAACAACAGGTTCACCGTCATCAGATAAATCTGACTGATGGATGCCACATTAACACCGTTCACAGGATCCACCAGCGTGGCAAATCCCAACCCGTTTTGCATCGCCACCATTTGTCCACCTACGACAAAGATCTGGAACAACAACTGCAGAACAAACCCCATCGCTAGCCCCACCATAATTTGTTGGGCAATTATTAAAAAGGAATGCAGTGAAAGCAGCTCCACCATCGGCACCGGATCAACCAGAGGCGCTACCACCAAAGTCACCGCCAAGGCCAGACCCAGACGTATGCGCATGGGTACCAGCTGCGTGCTTAGAATGGGCATAATGGTAAAAAAAGCGCTGATGCGGCAAAACGGCCAGAAATACTGGCCGATCCATTGATAGATCTGAGGTACGGTTACGTCAAACATGGATCAGCCGATCAAGGTCGGCATGTCCATCAATAACTTGTTGGTAAAATCGTGCACCAGGCTCCCCAGCCAGGGCCCCAATACCACCAGCGTCATCAAGGTAATTAACAGGCGGGGTAAAAAACTTAAGGTTTGTTCATTGATCTGGGTTGCGGCCTGAAACACCGAAACCACCAAACCAACACACAGGCTGGGAACAATAATAACGGAGACAATAAGCATCGCAATATAAAGGGCTTCGCGCATAATGTCAGATATCACTTCCGGAGACATGGACTTTTCCTCTTGTTCGCAATGAGCTAAATTCCAAAACTCGCGGCCACCGTGCCCACGACCATGGCCCAGCCATCCACAAAAACAAACAACATAATCTTAAAGGGCAAGGATACGATCATTGGAGAAAGCATCATCATACCCATGGCCATCAATACGCTGGCCACCACCAGATCAATAATCAGAAAAGGGATAAACAGAAGAAAGCCGATCTGAAACGCCGTTTTCAATTCACTGGTAACAAATGCAGGGATCACGATGGTAATGGGTACTTCTTCCAAAGAGCGGTAGGTTTGATCTTTTCCGGACAACTCCACAAACAAATTCAAATCCGCCTCACGGGTCTGGGCCAACATAAATTGGCGCATGGGAATACTGCCTCGCTTGACTGCTTCCATTGCACCGAGTTGCTCATTCATATACGGCTGAATAGCGGCTTTATCCACTTCCTGGTATACCGGAGTCATAATAAATACGGTCAGGAACAATGCGAGCCCGATGAGGATTTGATTGGAAGGCGTTTGTTGCAAACCTATTGCTTGCCGTAATATTCCGAACACCACGATAATCCGGGTGAAAGCGGTCATCATCATCACGATAGCCGGCAGGAACGACAGCATCGTCATGAGAATCAGCACTTGCAGGGTGACCGAATAACTTTGCGTACCGTCGTCGTTGGTCACCAGGTTAACCGCCGGCATGGTCAGCGGATCTGCGGCAAATGCACCCGCTGTCATTAACAACATCGGCGCCAGGATAATTAAACGAATCAGCCCCCTTCGATCAACTGTCATGGGTGGTCCCCGCTTTCAACAGCAACTGCATTTTGTCCGAGAATTCACTTTGCTTAGGCTTCTGGTCACCGCCTTCGAAATTTTTAATCAGCGTCACCTGTTGCGGTGTAACACCCAGCAGCAGCTTGCTGCCCTCCACTTCTACCAAAAGCAGCTTTTCCTTCGACCCTATACTCATTGCACCAAGCAGCTTCATATCGGATGTCGCTCCGGGCAAATTCAGATTAAAACGTTTACTGAGCCAGGCCAGACCGGCAATGACCGCTAGCACGGCAAACAGTCCCAGCACCATGTTCAACACACTCTGGCCGCCGTCGGTGCCGGAACGGCTCTGCGGATCATCTTTAAGACGGAATTTTGGATTCAGCTCCGAACCCGGTTGCGATGTGCGATCCGCCTCGGCCTGCTCGTCATGAGTATTTTGCGCAACCGGTGCAGACTGTTGTCGGACTGCCCCTGTCGGTTCTGCCACGGCGACAAGACTGAACAAGCCCCACAAAATCGCAGCGAAACCAGCTCGGGAAAGCATGCAAAGGGTGACAGATTTCACCGCTTAACCCAGCTTCTTAATACGTTCGGCGGGACTGATGACGTCCGTTAATCGGATACCGAATTTTTCATTAACCACCACCACCTCACCATGGGCAATCAGCGTTCCGTTCACCAACACGTCCAAAGGCTCGCCCGCCAAGCGATCCAACTCTATGACCGAGCCCTGATTGAGCTGCAATAGGTTACGGATACTGATGTCGGTGCTACCCACTTCCATAGACAGGGTCACCGGAATATCAAGTATCACATCCATATTGGGACTGTTGGCGCTGGAACCGCGAACACCGGTATCCTGCAGGTTTTCCAGCTCCACCGGTTGTGCCTGCGCCGGTGCATCCACCTCATCATCATCCTGTTCCGCTAACGCAGCGGCCCACTCGTCTGCCAATGCTTCATCATCAACGGGTTTTTCGTCTTCGCTCATCATCTACACCGCTATTTCGTGAATTTATTCGTCATCGAGCTTAACCTGTTCTTTTAACCAGGAAAGCCTCGATTCTTTACCCACTTCCGAAGAGGGGCGTTCAACTCGTCCCACCACTTTCAATGCCAGGTTGCCATTGGCTTCACCCAATTTGCCACGAAATGCCGGAATGCCATTGGCCAGCATTAACAAACTCTCGGGCATTTCTATCGGAATGATGTCGCCTTTTTTCATCTTGGCTAAATCCGTTAAGCGAATTTTTTTGTCGAGTAATTTACCTTTCAGGGTGACCTTCGCTCCCATTACTTCATCCCGAAGCGAATTCATCCACCGCTCATCCTGATCACCGACATCACTCTGCACACCGGCATCCAGCACTTCACGTAAGGGCTCAATCATCGAATACGGTAGGGTCAAATGCATTTCTCCACCACCACCATCCAGCTCGACGTGAAATGAGTTCACCACCACCACTTCACTGGGGCTCACGATATTAGCGAGCGAGGGATTTACTTCTGAACTCAGAAAATCGAATTTCACCGGCAACACGGCTTTCCACGCTTCCTGCATATCAATAAAGGCCTGCTGCAGAACCATTTGCACCACGCGGTTTTCAGTCGGTGTGAATTCACGCCCTTCAATCTTGACGTGTCGTCCATCGCCACCAAAAAAGTTGTCCACCAGTTTAAATACCAGCTTGGCATCCAGAATAAATAACGCAGTGCCCTTGAGCGGTTTGATTCGAATCATATTCAGTGAAGTCGGCACGTAGAGACTGTGTACGTACTCGCCAAATTTCAACACCTGAACGCCACCCACTGCCACGTCCGCTGTCCGGCGTAACAAATTAAACATGCTTATGCGGGTATAGCGGGCGAATCGTTCGTTGACCATTTCCAGGGTGGGCATGCGCCCGCGCACTATCCGGTCTTGCGTACTCAAATCATAGGACTGAATACCACCATCCGGTTCGTCACCGCCGGTTTCTATGTCGCCGTCATCAACCCCGTGTAACAGAGCATCAATTTCGTCTTGTGATAATAAATCCTGAACTGCCATGGCGCGCTGTCGTTACCCTATTGCATCACAAAATTAGTAAACAGAACCTTTTCAATTCCCGGTTCACCCATTTCTTCTGTCAGTATTCGCTGCACTTCTTCCAGCACACTTTCTCGTACTGCTTCTTTTCCTTCCGGTGTCCGTAATACTTCAAAATCCTGTGCCCCCAAAATCATCACCAGATTGTTGCGAACTAACGGCATATGGGCTTGTAATGTTTCGACGACGTTCTCGTCTCGAGTCATTACCGAAATACTGATCTGCACGTAACGTTGACGACCTTTCCATTGATAATTCACAACGAAGGCGGGTTTCAAATCAAAATAAATGGCAGGCTTCTGAACCGGCTCTTCGGTTTCCACCGATGCGTCGCCGCCCTCATCAGAACCGGAAAGCAGGAAATAGGCAGCACCACCACCGCCTGCCAAAATAACAACCACTGCAATAATGATGATCAACATCAACTTTGACTTGGGTTTAGCTGCCTCTTCATTATTATTTTCTTCTTCGTTGTCTGCCATAAACCACCCTGCCGATTGCGCGCCCGATACTTGCCACCAACGGGACACTATTCACTTTATTCACTCTCGTAAAACCTGTATAGCAAGCCGCATACCAAAAAATATTTATCATAACTTTCAGCTGGTTAACTCACCTGCACTGGATCACATCGCAATCCCGCCAAAAAAATGGCCTGCAATAAGCAGTTTAGTCAAGAATTCCGGACACGCCTGTCAAATTCCTGCCAAGTGTCAGAAATAGCTAATAAAAATTTTTACCACGGATTTGAAAGAGAGTTTCGCGGAACCCATATCGAGGGGAAGATTAAAAACAGAAAAAATAGGTGAGGCAGATTTCATCCTTCTTGCGAAGGGCGAACTCCGCCCACTTACCAGGGCCGGACTGAACTGATGTTGCGCGGGCTATTCCGGGCTTGGCTGGCCGGGCCTGACCAAAGGTCTGTCAGCAAAGGATTCAGGTCAGTTTGTTAAGCGTAATAATCCACAATTCCCACCTGCTGAACAGACACCCGCTCAACGCCGGTATCGGCGGCGGCGACTGACTCGTGGTGCTCACTGCGACCCTGCTGTTGCCGATCCTGACGCTGCCCGGATTGATGGGTACCCTGGTCGCGCACATCGGCGTTGCCCATCTCGATTCCGTTTTGGTCCAGCATTTCCCGTAACTTAGGCAACGCTTGTTCAAGCACATCCCGGGTTTGAGCAACCTGGCTGGTGAACACCACGTGAGCCTGATCTTTTTGCATCGATACTTTGACATCAATCGGCCCCATGTCGCCGGGGCTTACTTGTATCTGCGCAGATTGAATCTTACTGCTTACCATCATCATTAATTTCTGGCCCATTTCCCCAGCCCATTCTTTCTGGTTCATGGGCATTGGAATTGACGTAGCCAGCGGCTTAACCGCATTAGTCTGTAATCGGCTTAGCTGATCAACGCTACGCTGGAAGGTACTGCCTTTTGTTGCATCTACAGCTTCACTGGCTTTGCGTTGGAAAGGGGAAGCGCCTTCTTTGGCGGGCTTTTCAAGGGATTTCGCCAGCGCTGCAAGCCGCTCCTGCACCGGGCTTAACAACGTACCTTCATTGTTGGTAGCGGCTTTTTTGACAGTATCTGATTTCGATGCCTCTAGTGCATCGGTAATTTTCTCGCTGGCTTCGGAGAACAAGTCCGCGCCAGCAATATCCGGGTTATTCTGCGCGATGGTATTTGCAGTATCCGTTTTCTGGGGGCTGGCATTGCCATTCATCGTCAGGTTTACTGTCGCGGCCTGACTGGCCTTTTCCGTGGACGCGGCCTGAGTTGCGGGTTGAGATTCCTGTGCCGGATTAGCCAGTACTTCTTCAATCAACGCTGCAGCATCCGCCGTTTTGGAATCGGCACCCCCCTCTACACCGGTATCACTATCCTTAGAAGCCAGATCCTGCTGCACCAAAAGTTCCGTATCCACCCATCTATCGCCATCAGCATCAACATGCGAGTCATGGCCCGACTCCGACAGCTCGTTAGCAACCTCCATCTCGGTCGACTCATTGGCTTCTTCAACAGCGCTGATACCGGCTTTTTCAGATTCAGTGTTGGCTGTTGCTTGCGCGTCTGCGTTGGCTTCTACACCTACTTTAGTGTCGGTGTCGGTTTCGGAACTGGAATCAGAACCGGTCCCTTCTGTATTGCCTGCCAAGGAGGAGGCCTCACCCGGTGCGGCAGGTTGTTCCGCTTCTGACTCAGCCGTGACCGCTTCTGTGGCCACCTCTGTATCGTCCTTGTGCCCGGCTGTGCGGGCCGTCTGATCCGCCGTCTGCTCGGCTTTTTCTGCCGCGCGCGCGTCTTTCCTGGACTCACTATCCAGCTTTTTCTGCTGCCTGTCCTGCAATGCGGCCTGTTGCTGACGTTCTGCCTGGGCTTGCTTCGTAGCCTGGTGCTTTTCTAAACGTTGTTGATGACGGTCCGCCGGCAATGAATTGCCGCTTTCCGCCGGCGTGCTTGCCTTTTTTGACGCAGATGAAGACTCATTATGGCGTTGTGAACCCGCTGAAGGTGTTCGCCCAGCGCTTTGTTGGGTGAAGATCTGATCAAACGATTGATCACCCCGGCCAACGTTAAACAGTTGATTATCCAGGTTAATATTCTGAAATGACGATTTTGCCGTCGTCGCCTTCAGAGTTTCGTTTGAACCATTTTCCGTGCGCATGAACGCCCTCCTTCAAATACTTCGCGAATTGCCGCATTTTTATGTATTTAAAAGGAGAGCAAGGGCTATGCCATTTTTAAACTGGTTGTCGATTTGTTGGGAATGCATCGGTAGCGAACGAAAAGTCTAGAGACCAATTCCGTTTAGGGTGGTAATGATCTGGGATATCACCCGGGCCATCACGGGATGTTCTTCTTCGTACTGGATAACCCGTTTTTCCAGTTCGTCCATAACCCCTTCTTCCCAATGCTCTCGGGATTCGTTCATCATCAGCTCAACCCGGACCGCGAGCGCATGAAGTGCTTCCTTATCTTCCGCTTGAAACTGTCCGTCTTTATCCAATCGAGATCTGAGCTCGGCAACCGCATCTTTAAGGCTGTCTTGTGGCATAAATCACCTCGGTCAATGTGCATTTCAGCCTGCAGTATACGACATAAGCGATGGCTAAACAGAGCCGGACGCCATTTCCCGCCACTTTATAAAAAATAGAATATTTTTACGGTGCGGGTGTCTTTATAGAATATGTCTTAAAACCATGTACCTCAGGAGAACACTATGCCCCTCGCTGCCCGCTTTGGAGACCTGCACATTTGTGGAGTACCACCCCACGTGGGTGGCCCAGTCATGCTTGGAGATTTGACCGTGCTGATTGAAGGGCTTCCGGCTGCCCGTATGGGCGATGTGCTGCTGTGTGTCGGGCCACCGGATATTATTTCCCTGGGGAGCACCACCGTTATGATCGGTAACCTGCCTGCTGCTCGTTTCGGCGATACCACGGCGCATAACGGTACTATGGATCTGTGTTCACTCACCGTCACCATCGGCGGCTAAATACCAGCCCGGCACCCCATTGCGAGATCAGAGCGCATGGCTTGGCGCGCTTAATTCTCGCAGTAGGTAATCACCCCTACCTCGACAGGGCTACCGCCGCAATAGGCCGGTGCAGAAACAAAGTCAACCGGGCTATTCGTTTCCTGGCTCTCAGCGACCTTCATAGAGATAATCCAGGGGTTTGCGTTTGAATCTACCACTTCAAAATAAAAGCCCCCCAATCCATGCAGACTGCCCCGATTGCACACCGCCTGGGGTAATAACATGTACCGCTGGCTATTCGCTTTAAAACACTCCGGCTGTTCCACCTCAAAAGGCGCACTGCCACCCACTCCGTCGTCTGTCAGGGTAACAGTGGTGAATTCGTAACTTTGGGCGGCTCGCCGCGGCTGGGAAACATA
It encodes:
- the fliN gene encoding flagellar motor switch protein FliN, which codes for MSEDEKPVDDEALADEWAAALAEQDDDEVDAPAQAQPVELENLQDTGVRGSSANSPNMDVILDIPVTLSMEVGSTDISIRNLLQLNQGSVIELDRLAGEPLDVLVNGTLIAHGEVVVVNEKFGIRLTDVISPAERIKKLG
- the fliQ gene encoding flagellar biosynthesis protein FliQ → MSPEVISDIMREALYIAMLIVSVIIVPSLCVGLVVSVFQAATQINEQTLSFLPRLLITLMTLVVLGPWLGSLVHDFTNKLLMDMPTLIG
- the flhB gene encoding flagellar biosynthesis protein FlhB, with the translated sequence MAENEDGQEKTEDATAKKEQEAKEKGQVARSKELGSVAVTMCGAAGIIMSGSMLYDIGREVFELNYQIPRDELMSPDVMSGNLIASAKLAFSALVPFYILVFAAALFVPPLVGGFNFSTKALAPKFNKLNPFSGLKRMFSVQALMEMTKAIAKFLLVGTFAILIMQYDWDRYLALGFQPVDEAMTSGVILVAWAFFYLCCSLLLIAAIDVPFQIYQHKKQLKMTKQEVKDEYKDTEGKPEVKGKIRQKQREMAQSRMMSAIPEADVVITNPTHYAVALKYDSKKMLAPILVAKGADFVALQIKKVALANDVIILNSPPLARSIYYHSELDREIPQGLYVSVAQVLAYVFQLEQFQQGKGPNPGTTPDFVVPEDMRKDE
- the fliO gene encoding flagellar biosynthetic protein FliO, producing the protein MKSVTLCMLSRAGFAAILWGLFSLVAVAEPTGAVRQQSAPVAQNTHDEQAEADRTSQPGSELNPKFRLKDDPQSRSGTDGGQSVLNMVLGLFAVLAVIAGLAWLSKRFNLNLPGATSDMKLLGAMSIGSKEKLLLVEVEGSKLLLGVTPQQVTLIKNFEGGDQKPKQSEFSDKMQLLLKAGTTHDS
- a CDS encoding flagellar hook-length control protein FliK — translated: MRTENGSNETLKATTAKSSFQNINLDNQLFNVGRGDQSFDQIFTQQSAGRTPSAGSQRHNESSSASKKASTPAESGNSLPADRHQQRLEKHQATKQAQAERQQQAALQDRQQKKLDSESRKDARAAEKAEQTADQTARTAGHKDDTEVATEAVTAESEAEQPAAPGEASSLAGNTEGTGSDSSSETDTDTKVGVEANADAQATANTESEKAGISAVEEANESTEMEVANELSESGHDSHVDADGDRWVDTELLVQQDLASKDSDTGVEGGADSKTADAAALIEEVLANPAQESQPATQAASTEKASQAATVNLTMNGNASPQKTDTANTIAQNNPDIAGADLFSEASEKITDALEASKSDTVKKAATNNEGTLLSPVQERLAALAKSLEKPAKEGASPFQRKASEAVDATKGSTFQRSVDQLSRLQTNAVKPLATSIPMPMNQKEWAGEMGQKLMMMVSSKIQSAQIQVSPGDMGPIDVKVSMQKDQAHVVFTSQVAQTRDVLEQALPKLREMLDQNGIEMGNADVRDQGTHQSGQRQDRQQQGRSEHHESVAAADTGVERVSVQQVGIVDYYA
- the fliP gene encoding flagellar type III secretion system pore protein FliP (The bacterial flagellar biogenesis protein FliP forms a type III secretion system (T3SS)-type pore required for flagellar assembly.), translating into MLLMTAGAFAADPLTMPAVNLVTNDDGTQSYSVTLQVLILMTMLSFLPAIVMMMTAFTRIIVVFGILRQAIGLQQTPSNQILIGLALFLTVFIMTPVYQEVDKAAIQPYMNEQLGAMEAVKRGSIPMRQFMLAQTREADLNLFVELSGKDQTYRSLEEVPITIVIPAFVTSELKTAFQIGFLLFIPFLIIDLVVASVLMAMGMMMLSPMIVSLPFKIMLFVFVDGWAMVVGTVAASFGI
- a CDS encoding DUF4404 family protein; the protein is MPQDSLKDAVAELRSRLDKDGQFQAEDKEALHALAVRVELMMNESREHWEEGVMDELEKRVIQYEEEHPVMARVISQIITTLNGIGL
- a CDS encoding PAAR domain-containing protein encodes the protein MPLAARFGDLHICGVPPHVGGPVMLGDLTVLIEGLPAARMGDVLLCVGPPDIISLGSTTVMIGNLPAARFGDTTAHNGTMDLCSLTVTIGG
- the fliR gene encoding flagellar biosynthetic protein FliR; this translates as MFDVTVPQIYQWIGQYFWPFCRISAFFTIMPILSTQLVPMRIRLGLALAVTLVVAPLVDPVPMVELLSLHSFLIIAQQIMVGLAMGFVLQLLFQIFVVGGQMVAMQNGLGFATLVDPVNGVNVASISQIYLMTVNLLFFALNGHLAVMYLLGSSFEHMPVSTVGLPAQNLLELVRLASWMFTGAVLVALPSIIALLVVNLSFGVISRAAPQMNIIAIGFPFTMVLGLVIIWLGLGNVLPQYEKLSGDAFDYLQEMVR
- the fliL gene encoding flagellar basal body-associated protein FliL encodes the protein MADNEEENNNEEAAKPKSKLMLIIIIAVVVILAGGGGAAYFLLSGSDEGGDASVETEEPVQKPAIYFDLKPAFVVNYQWKGRQRYVQISISVMTRDENVVETLQAHMPLVRNNLVMILGAQDFEVLRTPEGKEAVRESVLEEVQRILTEEMGEPGIEKVLFTNFVMQ